The stretch of DNA AAGCACATTTATTAAAAAAGAAGACGGTTATCATTTTCTTTTCAGAAAGGACACGGTTACAAGCGTTTCTTCTCGTACAACGCCTTATCTTGCTCAAAGCCTATCTAAAAAAATTTCACTTATTTTCACAGATTTGTTTAAAAATTATTACCAAAAAACTCCTTGGGAATTTACAGTTTCGGAAAGTGAGCTAACTGATTATGCAGTTCTGTTGAAAGAAAAACTGGATATTTTTAAAGTGGATAAGCTAGAGGATGGGGTTTACAAAGATTACTACAGCTTTTTTACACACAAACCTGAACCTGGATTTACATTAAAGACCAATGATAAAGGAATCGTTACAAAAGCAGTGAAGGGAGAAGAAAAAAAAGGAATAAGACATTTTTATGCTTTTGTACATAATGGGATTGCTTATAAAAATATTCCTATTGGTTATGTTGAGATTTTCAAAAATGATCAGGGTCTTTTTATTGAAGTTAAAAAATCAGAGTTATTTCCTGAAACGTCAAGCAATGGAGCTATGATTGGAGGAATGGCGGGAGGTTTAATTGGAGGTATTATTGGTGCCGTAATAGATGCCAGCACTCAAAGTTCAAGAAGAGGTAATGGCGGATCTGAAGTTTATCTTGATCCTTTTACAGGACATTATATTTTACCTGAAGATTTTGGTAAAGCCAAATAATATTAATTTAATAAAGAAAAGAGAGACCAACGGTGTAAAATAGATAATTAAAATTAAGAGCAACGAATTGTCTTGCTTTTTTTTATCTTTGCAAATTACAATGTTCTTAAATGAAAAACATACGAAATTTTTGCATAATCGCTCATATTGACCACGGTAAAAGTACTTTGGCAGATCGTTTATTGGAGTATACCAATACTGTTACCCAAAGAGAATTACAGTCTCAGACCCTGGATGATATGGATTTGGAGAAAGAACGTGGGATTACCATTAAGTCTCACGCGATCCAGATGGATTATGAATATAAAGGGGAAAAATATATTTTAAACCTGATCGATACCCCTGGGCACGTAGATTTTTCCTACGAAGTTTCCAGATCAATTGCTGCCTGTGAAGGAGCGCTTCTTATTGTAGATGCTGCACAGAGTATTCAGGCGCAAACTATTAGTAATCTTTACTTAGCATTGGAGAATGACTTGGAAATCATTCCTATTCTTAATAAAATAGATCTTCCATCTGCAAATCCTGAGGAAGTAACTGATGAAATCGTTGGTCTTTTAGGGTGTAAACCTGAAGATGTATTGAGAGTATCAGGAAAAACAGGAGAAGGAGTTCATGATTTATTGGAGCAAATTGTCAACAGAATTCCAGCTCCGGTTGGAAATCCTGATGGGCCGTTACAGGCTTTGATTTTCGATTCTGTTTATAATCCTTTTAGGGGAATTGAAGCTTATTTTAAAGTTGTTAATGGAAGTATTTCCAAAAATGAAAAAATTAAGTTTTTTGCAACAGGAAAAGAGTATGGTGCTGACGAAGTTGGTACTTTAAAGCTGAAACAAGTTCCTAAGAAGAAGATTGAATGTGGTGATGTAGGCTATATCATTTCTGGGATAAAAGATGCCAGAGAGGTAAAAGTAGGAGATACTATTACTTCGTTTGAAAATCCGGCTGCTGAGGCAATCGATGGATTTGAGGAAGTAAAACCGATGGTTTTCGCCGGAATTTATCCTATTGATTCTGAAGATTTTGAAGAATTAAGGTTTTCATTAGAGAAACTAAGATTGAATGATGCTTCTTTAGTTTTTGAACCGGAAAGTTCTGCAGCTCTTGGATTTGGTTTCCGATGTGGATTCCTGGGAATGCTTCACATGGAAATTGTACAGGAACGCTTAGATAGAGAGTTCAATATGAATGTTATTACTACGGTACCTAACGTTTCTTATCATGGGTATTCTAAAAAAGATCCTGAGACCGCAATTTTAATTAATAACCCATCAGAAATGATGGATCCAAGCATTCTTGACAGAGTAGAAGAGCCATTTATTAAAGCCTCTATTATTACAAAATCTGATTTTGTTGGACCGGTTATGACGCTTTGTATTGAAAAAAGAGGCGAAATTGTTAACCAAAGTTATTTAACAGCAGATAGAGTTGAATTGACATTCAATATGCCACTGGCAGAAGTTGTATTTGATTTTTATGACCGCCTTAAATCGATCTCGAAAGGATATGCTTCATTTGACTATACTCCAATCGGAATGCGTTCTTCTAAATTGGTGAAAATGGACATCCTTATCAATGGAGATATGGTAGATGCGCTTTCTTCATTAATTCACGAAAGTAATGCATATTACATTGGTAAAAAGATGTGTGAGAAGCTTCGTGAGCTGATTCCTAGACAACAGTTTGATATTGCAGTACAGGCTGCTTTGGGGGCTAAGGTAATTGCCAGAGAGACCATTAAGGCATTAAGAAAAGATGTTACTGCAAAATGTTACGGAGGGGATATTTCCAGAAAACGCAAATTATTGGAAAAACAGAAAGAGGGTAAGAAGAAAATGAAACAGATTGGTAGGGTAGAAGTACCACAGTCTGCATTCATGGCTGTATTGAAACTCAACGATTAATATAAAAAAGACCGATAATTTTATCGGTCTTTTTATTTTAAAGGGTTCTCTGTTTTTCAATCAGGCCTCCCTGAACGACAAGAGCTCCTAGCCCCAGGACAATTTCTACAATGCCTAGCATGGTGATCAGGTTGGTTCCACATACGATACATTCCGGTTCTGGAAATGGTTTTTTACCGATAACAATGATGATGACTCCACCGATAATAATAATCACGACAATCAATGCTCTTAATAAAGTTTTTGAGTTCATAATGATGGTATTTATTAGTTTTTATGCCTACTCTTTAAGGGTTTCGGCTTGATCCTTTTGTTACATCAAAATTGAAACTAAGAATCGATAAAAAGCTACGTAAAAACACCCAATTTTTATAGTGATTCTACGATAAATAAAAGAGGCTGTCTCAAAAGAGATAGCCTTTTTTATGCAAAAAGGAAAGCTTTCGCTTTCCTAATAGTTGCAAATTGATTAATTTGCATTGTGTTAAGTACGTCAAAAGTAGTCTTTAAAGATTACACCCCCAAAGAAAATCTGCTTTTTCCTCCCAATTTATCGGAGTTGATTGATGAGCGACATCCTGTGAAAATTGTTTCAAACATTATTGATGGCTTGGATATCAAAAGCTTAATTAAAACCTACAAACCTGGCGGAACATCTTGCTACCACCCGAAAATGCTTTTGAAAGTTTTGATTTATGGCTATTTAAGCAATATCTATTCAAGCCGCAAAATGGAGCAGGCCTTGAAAGAAAACATCCATTTTATGTGGCTCTCTGCAATGAGCCGTCCCGATCATAACACCTTAAACAGGTTCCGTAGTGAACGATTGAAAGGTGAGATTAAAGCTATTTTCACACAAATTGTTCTTCTTTTGGAAAAGGAAGGTTTGGTAAGTCTGAAAACCACTTTTGTAGATGGCACCAAGATAGAAGCCAATGCCAATCGCTATACTTTTGTTTGGGGAAGAGCTGTCAAAAAACACAAAGAAAGGATTGCAGAGCAATTAGAAGAGCTTTGGAACTATGCAGAAACAGTTGCCAAAGACGAGCTTGAAAATACAGAAAGTATTGATTTTAAAGAAGTAGATTCTGAAAAAGTAACTCAAACCATCGAAAAGATCAATGAAGTTTTGAAAGATAAAAAAGTAGCTTCAAAAGTTCGTCAGAAACTGAATTATGCTAAGAAAAACTGGGCAGATAATTTAGAGAAATATAAAAAACAGCAAGAATTATTAGAAGATAGAAATTCCTATTCCAAAACCGATACAGACGCTACTTTTATGCGAATGAAGGAGGATCATATGCGAAACGGACAACTAAAACCCGCTTACAATCTACAAATTTCTACCCATAGACAATTCATTTTACATTATTCAATTCATCCCAACCCAACAGACACCAAAACATTAGCGACTCATTTACTGGGTTTTGAAGAAAGCTATCATAAAGCTCCCAAAGAGCTTGTTGCTGATGCTGGTTATGGCTCAGAAGAAAATTACAACTTGTTAAAATCTAAGAAAATAAAAGCTTATGTTAAATATAATTACTTCAGAAAAGATCAGAAATCGGGACAAATAACCACTTCACAAAACAATCCTAAATTGGCAAAAATCAGAGAAAAGGTTTTCAAACTTCTTAATACCAGCAAGGGCATCAAACTCAGAAAACAAAGATGCCATGATGTTGAACCTGTTTTTGCAGAGCTCAAACACAACAAAAATTTTAAACGATTCATGCTTCGGGGAAAAAATAAAGTCGAGGTAGAAATCGGCATACTCGCAATTGCCCACAATCTAAAGAAAATGTCAAAAGCAGCCTAAAACAGACTGCTTTTTTGACTTATATCTTCTTTTTTCCAAGATATTTTTTTTATTCAAAATATCGAAATCTTTTTTCAATGAAATACTAAAAAGAGACTGTCCTTTTGAGACAGCCTCTCTTATTTATTTCTTACGGGTGAATTTGATTTCCATCGTTTTCATTTCTTTTCCGGTTTTCCAGTCGGGGCCATACATTTCTAAAGTGTGATTATTATCATCGGTGAAAGTATAAACCTCTCTCATTTCACAATCTTTATCGGGACGGGAAGGATCAGTAGCTGTACCCTTGAATTCAATTGATTTTTTGGAAGCATTCCATTCTCCTTCTGCTTTCATAATTCCGGTTCCCATATTATCGATCCAGGTACTTACAAACTTTTTCTTAGCATTATCATAGCCCATGATGCTCATTCCCTCAAAAGGCATTCCCATAAAATTTCCTTTGTAATTGCTCATCTGGTAGCGTCCGTCAAAAATCATTTTATTTGAACATTCGGAAGTGCTTTTCATTGGTTTCCCGCCTTCTTCCATCCACATGGTGGTTTCTCCAGTCCAGTTGCCACCATATTTGGCTAACATTTTGTGCATGTCTCCGGGAGTAGCATAGGCCATCCAGGCTTTTGTAGCAGTTGCAGAATCTATAGGTTTCCATGTTGTAGCGTCTGATCCTGTTGATTCTTTACTCATGTTGGTTTTTCCTTTTTCGCATGCGGTCAATAAAAACGCAGTGCAGAAAATGAACAATTTATTTTAATAATGCTGGGATCTTTTAATTCTAAACCGTATTTTTGTGTATTCGTAACGCAAATTATACTATGCAGAATATAAAGGTTGCAGTGGACGCTGTTATATTTGGATACTTTGATAAGAAAGATCTTCAGATTCTTTTAATAAAAAGGAAAATAGATCCTTTTAAAGGCGGGTGGGCAATACCCGGAGGGTTGGTCCTTGATGATGAAAATCTGGATGATGCGGTAAAAAGAGAACTGTATGAAGAGGCGGGGATTAAACCTGATTTTCTCGAACAACTTTATACTTTTGGTAATGTGGGTAGGGATCCTAGAAACAGAGTGGTTTCTGTGGCCTATCTGGGGCTTGTGAACCCATCATACCATGAGTTATTTGCGGATTCTGATGCAGAAGATGCCCAATGGTTTAGTGTGAACCAATTGCCTGAACTGGCTTTTGATCATCACAATATTATAGATCTTGCCCTAAAAAGACTTCGTACGAAAATTCAATATCAACCGATCGGTTTCAATCTTCTGAACGAAGAATTCCCTTTTTCAGATCTTGAAAACCTATACAAAACCATTATCGGACAGGAAATAGACCGCAGAAATTTTAGAAAGAAGATCATGAGCTACGGGCTTCTCAATGAAACCAATAATGTAAAAAAAGAAGGGAGTGGAAGGCCTGGAAAGCTTTTTACATTCAATCAGGAGAAGTATAAAGAGTTGGAAGACCAGGGATTTTATTTTGAAATTAAATAAGGTTTAAACACAGATTACCCAAATTCTTTCACAAATTAAGAAAAAGGTTAGATAATGGAAGATGTTTATGCTAAACGGAAAATTTATATCAATAAAAATGGGCTAAAGCCCATTTTTTAATTAGTCCATATTCCAATGGCTTTAGCCAAAATCTAATATATCGCTGGATAAAAAAAAACACATTGTAAATCAGGTGTTTATATTTATTAGTGTAAAATTAACGCAAATAAATTTGGCTGATATAATTCTTTTCATTTAAATTTGTGTAAAAATAACGCAATAGCAAAATTATATCATTTTGATTTTGTGTAAAAAGAACACTAAATAATTGTTTAACACCTAAAATTTAATGCTATGTTGGGTTTAAAACACATCAAATTTGATTCAATGACTTACGTACTTCATTTTAAAAATGGAAATATCGTAAAAGAGGGACGGGGCCTATCATTCTTCTATTTTGCTCCAAACAGTTCTATTGTAGCAATTCCTATGGGGAGTAATGATCTGCCATTTATTTTTAATGAAAATACCTTTGACTATCAAACGGTAAAAATACAAGGTCAGATCAGCTATAAAATTACTGATCTGAAGGCACTCTCAAATACATTAGACTTTACTGTTAATGAATCTGGAGTATACAAGAAAAATGATATTGAAAAGCTCAATCAAAGAATCATCAACCTTGCTCAGACTTCCACTTCTTCTTTTATTCATGGAATGAGTCTCAAAGATGCCATTCGTTCTGCTAAAAAAATTGAAGAAAATATTCTGGAAGGTCTTAAGGAATCAGAAACAGTGCAAACTATGGGGATAGAGATTTTAGAAGCCAGCATTTTAGCAGTTCAAACCACTCCGGAAATGGCGAGAGCATTAGAGACGGAAACGAGAGAGAAACTACAGCAGCAGGCAGATGAAGCCATTTATGAAAGACGAAATTTTGCTGTAGAGTAGGAAAGAAAGATCAAAGAATCCGAACTAAATACAGAGATTGCTGTTGAGGAAAAACAGAAACAGATTGAAGAAAAAAGAATGGAAACGGAAATCCAGCAGGAAGAAAATAATCGAATCCTTAGGGAAATGAAAATCTCAGCTGATATATCTGTTGAAAACCAAAGAAAACAGCTGATCGAACAAAAAACAGAAAATGATAGAAAAGAAGCAGAAACCAATGGATATGTATTGGAAACTTCTTTAAAACCTTACAAAGAAATGGACTGGAGAGTGCTAAGTGCTTTGAGTGGTAATCAGGACGCAAGATCAAATATTGCACTTGCATTCAGAGAGCTTGCTGAAAATGCAGGTAAAATAGGAAACTTAAATATTAGCCCGGATTTATTGGAAAATCTGTTAACAGACCACTAAGGATGAGTTGGATGGCTAAAGGCAAAATTGAGAAATCGCTGATTTGATGAATTGTTAAATCGTAAAACAGGTAATTTGTAAAATGAATTAACGATGAATGTCATACTACTAAAGAATGATTGATTAGTGAGCCCGATGAAGGTCTAAAAAGCATAATATATTCAGTCATTAATACTTTATTACAAAAGAATATGAAACCAGAATATGCCATTATCATTAAGAATAAAACGAGACTGGAATTTCTGATCGAGAGGTTTAATACCAAAGCTCAGGCTCAGTTTTATATTGAAAGCTCCGGAGGAGATTTTCAGGAATATGTCATCGAACATGAAAACTTCCATCAGGTTTTTATGGAGATTCAGACAAAGCTATCCAAAGTGATTAAAAATAAAGTGTTGGAAAGAGAGTTTGTTCCCTCTTATATTTTCTCTGAAAAGAACCTGACTGTGGTAATCGGACAGGACGGACTGGTGGCTAATGTTGCCAAGTATTCCAGAAATATACCTATAGTAGCGATCAATCCCGACGAAGCTAGATATGATGATATATTGCTGCCTTTCAATGTGAAAAACTTTCTCAAAGGGGTAAATAGAGTTATTAACGAAAGTTTTAGTTCAAAAAAAATGAGATTTGCAGAAGTTGTTTTGAATGATGGACAAAAGCTGTTGGCAGTTAATGACCTTTTCATAGGGATATCTTCACATAGTTCTGCAAGGTATAAGATCTTATTGAATGGAAAGGAAGAAATGCATTCTTCAAGTGGAATCATTGTTTCTACCAAAACCGGAAGTACAGGTTGGCTTAGCTCAATCTTTAATATGGCTTACGGAATTTTAGGATCAAAAAAACTTAAATACCCGAAACTGAATGATGATGATTTATATTTTGCCGTAAGAGAGCCTTTCAAAAGTATCCGGACACAAACCGAGATTTGTGGAGGAACTATAAAAAAAGGGAATAAGCTGATCATCGAATCATTAATGCCAAATAATGGTTTTATATTTAGTGATGGAATCGAGCAGGATTTTCTGCAGTTTAACAGCGGAACGACAGCAGAAATCAGGTTATCAGATGAAGAAGCGGTTTTGGTAATAAATTAAAAAAAGATGATACAATATTTGAAAGGTGACGCGATATGTCCCAAAACTGAAGGAAATAAAATTATTGCACATATTTGTAATGACATGGGAGGCTGGGGAAAAGGCTTTGTATTGGCTATTTCTAAAAAATGGAAGGATCCCGAAAAAGAATACAGAAATTGGTATAAATCAGGTATTAATTTCAGTCTTGAGGAAATCCAGCTAATTAATGTAGGATCAGAACTATGGATTGTAAATATGATAGGACAACATAAAGTAAATACCAATTCTGAAGGAATTCCTCCAATTAGATATGAAGCTGTAGAAGAGTGTTTGAGAAAACTAAGTGCCGAGGCTATAGATCTAAAGTCTAGCGTTCATATGCCCAGAATTGGTTGTGGTTTGGCTGGTGGAAAATGGGAAGAAATCGAACCAATCATTGAAAGGACATTGTAAAGAACAATATTGAAGTATATGTCTATGATTTTGAATAAACTTAATAATATGAAAGTATATAAATATAGATCAATAGAAGGAGATGTTTTTAAAAGAGATTTTGAAACTATTAGAAGCAATTGTTTTTATTCATCTAATTATAGCATGCTGAATGATCCTTTTGATATTTACTTTAAAGAAGAATTATCTCGGGTTATAAATATTTTAAAGATTTTATTTCCTTACAAAGAAGTGGACAATTTTGAAAATCAACTTAAAGAAGTATTAAATTTTAAAGAAGAAATAGGTGTTTACTGTTTAAGCACAGATTTTTTAAATGAACAATTATGGGCATATTATGCGAGTTCTTATTCAGGATATTGCATTGAATATGATTTAGATAAATTGATAGATAAAGGGCAAAATGTTGATTTTGAATATCAATTTCCAATTGATTATAAGGATAATATTCCAACATTAGTTATTGATGATATTATAGATTTACAGAATAACTTTATTCAAAAAATGTTTGCTACTAAAAAATCGGCGTGGAAACATGAAGAAGAATTTAGATTAATTTTTAGTAAATATGGTTTGAAAAAATTTCACGAATCAGCAATTACTGGAATTTATTTTGGTGTTAAAACCCCAGAAGTAATAAAAGAATCCTTTTATGGTCTCTTTGAAAATAGAAATGTAAAATTTTATGAGGTATTTCCCTCCAATTTCAAACTGGAATATAGATTACTTAAAGAATTTAAGAAAAGAAAGAAATATGATATCAATAAATTTGACTTTGAAATACTTAGAACAAGAGCAAATCAATGGGAGGAAACTTTTGATATATATTATAAAGGGAATGAAAAAGGTGAATTAGAGATAAAGGAGTTTGTTTTAGCTTTTAGAGAAGAATATTGTATAAAAGAGAACAGTTTGACTTTATTCAATAATAAAGAAATTTTAAGTCTAATAGATTCTTACTCTTTAACGGATGAAGAATATATCAAATATGCAGATTCAATTATAACTATTATTAGTGGTGAAGAGGTAGAAATTTGTAATCCATTTAAAGATTCAAAATATAATGAAATCAAGAAACAATGAAAAAATTAACCATATTAAGTGGTGCCGGAATCAGCGCCGAAAGCGGAATAAAAACTTTCAGGGACGGAGATGGTCTCTGGGAAAACCATAATGTAACAGATGTAGCAAGTCCTGAAGGGTGGCAAAAAGACAGGGCTTTAGTTCTGGAGTTTTATAATCAGCGTCGCCGTCAGCTCCATGAAGTGGTACCTAATGATGCCCATAAACTATTGGCTGATTTAGAGCAGTATTTTGACGTACAAATTATTACCCAGAATATAGATGACCTTCATGAGAGAGCAGGGTCGACTCATATTCTTCACATCCATGGGGAATTGTTTAAGTCTTGCTCCAGTAATAATAAAAACATTGTTTACGAGCAAAAGGGAGATATCAACCTTGGTGATAAAGCCGAAGACGGAGCCCAGTTAAGGCCATTTATCGTTTGGTTTGGAGAAGATGTTCCTTTATATCATACGGCAAGAGAAAAGGTAAGGGAAGCAGATATTTTAATCGTTATCGGAACCTCCTTGCAGGTATACCCGGCAGCAGGATTGATTCATGATATCAAAGATGACTGCCTGTTGATTGTGATTAATCCTAATGAAACGGAATTCGGATACGGACAAAGAGCCGTGGTGATGAAGGAAAGTGCTACTAGAGGGATGAAACTATTGTTTGATAAATTAGTAAACATGGCGTAAATGCACAGGCGTATATACATTTAAGTTAAAGAAACCGCTCTAAAAGTGG from Chryseobacterium piperi encodes:
- the lepA gene encoding translation elongation factor 4, producing the protein MKNIRNFCIIAHIDHGKSTLADRLLEYTNTVTQRELQSQTLDDMDLEKERGITIKSHAIQMDYEYKGEKYILNLIDTPGHVDFSYEVSRSIAACEGALLIVDAAQSIQAQTISNLYLALENDLEIIPILNKIDLPSANPEEVTDEIVGLLGCKPEDVLRVSGKTGEGVHDLLEQIVNRIPAPVGNPDGPLQALIFDSVYNPFRGIEAYFKVVNGSISKNEKIKFFATGKEYGADEVGTLKLKQVPKKKIECGDVGYIISGIKDAREVKVGDTITSFENPAAEAIDGFEEVKPMVFAGIYPIDSEDFEELRFSLEKLRLNDASLVFEPESSAALGFGFRCGFLGMLHMEIVQERLDREFNMNVITTVPNVSYHGYSKKDPETAILINNPSEMMDPSILDRVEEPFIKASIITKSDFVGPVMTLCIEKRGEIVNQSYLTADRVELTFNMPLAEVVFDFYDRLKSISKGYASFDYTPIGMRSSKLVKMDILINGDMVDALSSLIHESNAYYIGKKMCEKLRELIPRQQFDIAVQAALGAKVIARETIKALRKDVTAKCYGGDISRKRKLLEKQKEGKKKMKQIGRVEVPQSAFMAVLKLND
- a CDS encoding DUF2971 domain-containing protein, which gives rise to MKVYKYRSIEGDVFKRDFETIRSNCFYSSNYSMLNDPFDIYFKEELSRVINILKILFPYKEVDNFENQLKEVLNFKEEIGVYCLSTDFLNEQLWAYYASSYSGYCIEYDLDKLIDKGQNVDFEYQFPIDYKDNIPTLVIDDIIDLQNNFIQKMFATKKSAWKHEEEFRLIFSKYGLKKFHESAITGIYFGVKTPEVIKESFYGLFENRNVKFYEVFPSNFKLEYRLLKEFKKRKKYDINKFDFEILRTRANQWEETFDIYYKGNEKGELEIKEFVLAFREEYCIKENSLTLFNNKEILSLIDSYSLTDEEYIKYADSIITIISGEEVEICNPFKDSKYNEIKKQ
- a CDS encoding NUDIX hydrolase; protein product: MQNIKVAVDAVIFGYFDKKDLQILLIKRKIDPFKGGWAIPGGLVLDDENLDDAVKRELYEEAGIKPDFLEQLYTFGNVGRDPRNRVVSVAYLGLVNPSYHELFADSDAEDAQWFSVNQLPELAFDHHNIIDLALKRLRTKIQYQPIGFNLLNEEFPFSDLENLYKTIIGQEIDRRNFRKKIMSYGLLNETNNVKKEGSGRPGKLFTFNQEKYKELEDQGFYFEIK
- a CDS encoding SPFH domain-containing protein, with translation MTYVLHFKNGNIVKEGRGLSFFYFAPNSSIVAIPMGSNDLPFIFNENTFDYQTVKIQGQISYKITDLKALSNTLDFTVNESGVYKKNDIEKLNQRIINLAQTSTSSFIHGMSLKDAIRSAKKIEENILEGLKESETVQTMGIEILEASILAVQTTPEMARALETETREKLQQQADEAIYERRNFAVE
- a CDS encoding diacylglycerol kinase catalytic domain-containing protein, yielding MKPEYAIIIKNKTRLEFLIERFNTKAQAQFYIESSGGDFQEYVIEHENFHQVFMEIQTKLSKVIKNKVLEREFVPSYIFSEKNLTVVIGQDGLVANVAKYSRNIPIVAINPDEARYDDILLPFNVKNFLKGVNRVINESFSSKKMRFAEVVLNDGQKLLAVNDLFIGISSHSSARYKILLNGKEEMHSSSGIIVSTKTGSTGWLSSIFNMAYGILGSKKLKYPKLNDDDLYFAVREPFKSIRTQTEICGGTIKKGNKLIIESLMPNNGFIFSDGIEQDFLQFNSGTTAEIRLSDEEAVLVIN
- a CDS encoding DUF1579 domain-containing protein, producing the protein MSKESTGSDATTWKPIDSATATKAWMAYATPGDMHKMLAKYGGNWTGETTMWMEEGGKPMKSTSECSNKMIFDGRYQMSNYKGNFMGMPFEGMSIMGYDNAKKKFVSTWIDNMGTGIMKAEGEWNASKKSIEFKGTATDPSRPDKDCEMREVYTFTDDNNHTLEMYGPDWKTGKEMKTMEIKFTRKK
- a CDS encoding IS1182 family transposase — encoded protein: MLSTSKVVFKDYTPKENLLFPPNLSELIDERHPVKIVSNIIDGLDIKSLIKTYKPGGTSCYHPKMLLKVLIYGYLSNIYSSRKMEQALKENIHFMWLSAMSRPDHNTLNRFRSERLKGEIKAIFTQIVLLLEKEGLVSLKTTFVDGTKIEANANRYTFVWGRAVKKHKERIAEQLEELWNYAETVAKDELENTESIDFKEVDSEKVTQTIEKINEVLKDKKVASKVRQKLNYAKKNWADNLEKYKKQQELLEDRNSYSKTDTDATFMRMKEDHMRNGQLKPAYNLQISTHRQFILHYSIHPNPTDTKTLATHLLGFEESYHKAPKELVADAGYGSEENYNLLKSKKIKAYVKYNYFRKDQKSGQITTSQNNPKLAKIREKVFKLLNTSKGIKLRKQRCHDVEPVFAELKHNKNFKRFMLRGKNKVEVEIGILAIAHNLKKMSKAA
- a CDS encoding SIR2 family NAD-dependent protein deacylase translates to MKKLTILSGAGISAESGIKTFRDGDGLWENHNVTDVASPEGWQKDRALVLEFYNQRRRQLHEVVPNDAHKLLADLEQYFDVQIITQNIDDLHERAGSTHILHIHGELFKSCSSNNKNIVYEQKGDINLGDKAEDGAQLRPFIVWFGEDVPLYHTAREKVREADILIVIGTSLQVYPAAGLIHDIKDDCLLIVINPNETEFGYGQRAVVMKESATRGMKLLFDKLVNMA
- a CDS encoding macro domain-containing protein; translation: MIQYLKGDAICPKTEGNKIIAHICNDMGGWGKGFVLAISKKWKDPEKEYRNWYKSGINFSLEEIQLINVGSELWIVNMIGQHKVNTNSEGIPPIRYEAVEECLRKLSAEAIDLKSSVHMPRIGCGLAGGKWEEIEPIIERTL